ACAATGCCTGCGGCGATCAGCGCGGATAACACCTGGTAGCAACGATTCAGCGCGGCGGCGGCAATCGGCTCATCACCGGCGGCCTGCGCTCGATGAAAAACCAGAAACCAACTTCTTGCGGCGGTTTGTCCAAAATAGGCCGAGCCCGGGTTCTGCTCATAGAGGCCCTCGGCCACCTCGACGGCTTGCAGTTGATACTCCAATGCTTGCCGAGGCGCCTCCGGCGAAGGTTGCTTGCTCAGCACCGCACTCATTCGCTCCCGCGAGATGAGCAGATCCCGCGCCGCAGCGGCCGAGCCCGGGTTCGCTCGCTGCAGTTGCTCGCGCAATTCCAGCGACTGTTGGAAGCAGCGCAGCGCCTCCTCGGCGTCCCCCGCCTGGCCACGCGCCAGATAGAAGTCGCCCAGCTTGTTCAGCGAAACGCTCACGTCCCGCGCCGCAGCGGCCGAGCCCGGGTTCGCTCGCTGCAGTTGCTCGCGCAATTCGAGCGACTTTTGGAAGCAGCGCAGCGCCTCCTCGGCGTCCCCCGCCTGGCCACGCGCCAGATAGAAGCCGCCTAGCCGCTCCAGCGAAACGCTCACGTCCCGCGCCGCAGCGGCCGAGCCCGGGTTCGCTCGCTGCAGGTCCTCGGCGATTTCCAGCGACTGTTGGAAGCAGCGCAGCGCCTCCTCGGCGTCCCCCGCCTGGCCACGC
This portion of the Pirellulales bacterium genome encodes:
- a CDS encoding tetratricopeptide repeat protein, whose protein sequence is RGQAGDAEEALRCFQQSLEIAEDLQRANPGSAAAARDVSVSLERLGGFYLARGQAGDAEEALRCFQKSLELREQLQRANPGSAAAARDVSVSLNKLGDFYLARGQAGDAEEALRCFQQSLELREQLQRANPGSAAAARDLLISRERMSAVLSKQPSPEAPRQALEYQLQAVEVAEGLYEQNPGSAYFGQTAARSWFLVFHRAQAAGDEPIAAAALNRCYQVLSALIAAGIVLDGQLVGLHSQLQDHFGSSET